From one Geoalkalibacter halelectricus genomic stretch:
- a CDS encoding DegQ family serine endoprotease, with protein sequence MQKFLRKALTLAVLIGFCLPGALPEASAAPPDFSQLAEQMMPSVVNISTSKTVQRRSPVMPGPGGDLFDEFFERFFRGMPEQRPRQQQSLGSGFIISADGYILTNDHVVNGADEIKVRLADGRSFDAHIKGTDTKLDLALLKIDTGETLPVAPLGDSDDLKIGEWVMAIGNPFGLNQTVTVGIVSAKGRVIGAGPYDDFIQTDASINPGNSGGPLFNMRGEVVGINTAIVAHGQGIGFAIPINAAQIVLPQLREEGRVTRGYLGVQIQPVTDELAASFGLKESRGALVVDVIAGTPAEEAGLQRGDIILEFDGRKIDSHNDLPRLVAATPVGKQSRLKIWRDGRTRDMRITVGRLGEEAPPVERPAVGESDKLGLTLGELTAEQARRFDLEGKQGALITEIEPGGPAAAANLRPGDLIVEVSGRSISSTAELQQILATVSTDQVLRLLVQRRDGLFYTTIKAR encoded by the coding sequence ATGCAGAAATTCCTACGAAAGGCACTGACACTCGCGGTGCTGATCGGCTTTTGCCTGCCCGGGGCGCTCCCCGAGGCGTCCGCGGCGCCACCGGATTTCAGCCAACTGGCTGAGCAGATGATGCCGAGCGTCGTCAACATCAGCACCTCGAAAACCGTTCAACGCCGCTCCCCGGTCATGCCGGGTCCGGGCGGCGACCTGTTCGATGAATTCTTCGAGCGCTTTTTCCGCGGCATGCCCGAGCAGCGGCCGCGCCAGCAGCAATCCCTGGGTTCTGGTTTCATCATCTCCGCCGACGGCTACATCCTGACCAACGATCACGTGGTCAACGGCGCCGACGAAATCAAGGTCCGCCTCGCCGACGGCCGCTCCTTCGACGCCCACATCAAGGGCACCGACACCAAACTCGATTTGGCGCTGCTCAAAATCGACACGGGCGAAACCCTGCCCGTGGCACCGCTCGGCGACAGCGACGATCTGAAGATCGGCGAGTGGGTCATGGCCATCGGTAATCCCTTCGGCCTCAACCAGACCGTGACCGTGGGCATCGTCTCGGCCAAGGGCCGGGTGATCGGCGCCGGCCCCTACGACGATTTCATCCAGACCGACGCCTCCATTAACCCCGGCAACTCCGGTGGGCCGCTGTTCAACATGCGCGGCGAGGTGGTGGGCATCAACACCGCCATCGTCGCGCACGGCCAGGGCATCGGCTTTGCCATCCCCATCAATGCCGCGCAGATCGTGCTGCCGCAGCTGCGTGAGGAAGGTCGGGTGACGCGCGGCTATCTCGGTGTGCAGATCCAGCCCGTGACCGACGAGCTGGCCGCCTCTTTCGGGCTTAAGGAAAGCCGCGGCGCCCTGGTAGTCGATGTCATCGCCGGTACCCCCGCCGAGGAGGCCGGACTCCAGCGTGGCGACATCATTCTGGAATTCGACGGCCGCAAGATCGATTCCCACAACGATTTGCCGCGTCTGGTCGCGGCAACGCCCGTCGGCAAGCAGTCGCGTCTCAAGATCTGGCGCGACGGCCGCACCCGCGATATGCGCATCACCGTGGGCCGTCTGGGTGAGGAAGCGCCTCCCGTTGAGCGCCCCGCCGTCGGCGAGTCGGACAAGCTCGGCCTGACCTTGGGCGAGTTGACCGCGGAGCAGGCCCGCAGGTTCGACCTGGAAGGCAAGCAGGGCGCCCTGATCACCGAGATCGAACCCGGCGGACCCGCCGCGGCGGCCAACCTGCGCCCCGGCGACCTGATCGTCGAGGTCAGCGGACGCTCCATCAGCTCAACGGCCGAATTGCAGCAAATTCTCGCCACGGTCTCCACGGACCAGGTGCTGCGGCTGCTGGTGCAGCGCCGCGACGGCTTGTTCTACACCACCATCAAGGCCCGCTGA
- a CDS encoding ribonuclease Z: MRSSFFARLVNDPFGDPALYVRVAHRREALLFDCGDLHPLAARDLLKIQAVFLSHAHIDHLCGFDQLLRTFLYREQPLLIYGPPGIGARIGHRLAAYTWNLIRGYPLSIEVREWAAGGQGLALHFRAAEGFQPQTPRPFACPAGLLHDTPHYQVRAQALEHGDILSLAFALEEKTHVAIHPDALEKFGYSPGPWLSRFKDLLRAGAPGTTPVDVPRDAGGRVRRPLAALAGDIAHCEAGMKIAYVTDASPSRENAAKITALAENAHLLAIEAVFAERDRHLAVERNHLTAGLAGRLARQAGAKKLLVFHHSPRYQGEAMLLREEAQAAYAGAISPLA, encoded by the coding sequence ATGCGCTCATCCTTTTTTGCCAGATTGGTCAACGATCCCTTCGGTGATCCCGCCCTCTACGTGCGCGTCGCCCACCGCCGCGAGGCGCTGCTGTTCGACTGCGGCGATCTGCACCCCCTTGCGGCGCGGGACCTGCTCAAGATTCAGGCGGTTTTTCTTTCCCACGCCCATATCGACCACCTCTGCGGCTTCGATCAGTTGCTGCGCACCTTCCTCTATCGCGAGCAGCCCCTGCTGATCTATGGGCCACCCGGTATCGGCGCCCGCATCGGCCACCGCCTGGCCGCCTACACCTGGAATCTGATCCGCGGCTATCCCCTAAGCATCGAGGTTCGCGAATGGGCCGCCGGGGGGCAAGGACTAGCGCTACACTTTCGTGCCGCCGAGGGCTTCCAGCCGCAGACACCCAGGCCCTTTGCCTGTCCTGCCGGGTTGTTGCACGATACCCCCCATTACCAGGTTCGCGCTCAAGCCCTGGAGCACGGCGACATCCTCTCCCTGGCCTTTGCCCTGGAAGAAAAAACCCACGTCGCCATCCACCCCGACGCCCTGGAAAAATTCGGCTATTCGCCCGGGCCCTGGCTGAGCCGCTTCAAGGATCTGCTGCGCGCCGGCGCACCGGGGACGACCCCGGTGGACGTTCCCCGCGATGCCGGCGGCAGGGTTCGCCGCCCCCTCGCCGCCTTGGCCGGCGATATCGCCCATTGCGAGGCGGGAATGAAAATCGCCTACGTTACCGACGCCTCGCCAAGCCGCGAGAATGCCGCAAAAATCACCGCGCTGGCCGAAAACGCCCACCTGCTGGCCATCGAAGCGGTGTTTGCCGAACGCGACCGGCACCTGGCGGTGGAGCGCAATCACCTCACCGCCGGCCTCGCCGGCCGGCTCGCCCGCCAGGCCGGGGCGAAAAAGCTGCTGGTCTTTCACCACTCGCCGCGCTACCAGGGCGAGGCCATGCTCCTGCGCGAGGAAGCCCAGGCGGCCTATGCCGGGGCAATCAGCCCCCTGGCCTAG
- a CDS encoding dynamin family protein produces the protein MSEPSASITRGSEQPLAETLARAQDCLADLGAGYETARADLDQLGGRLAEGRFHLAVLGQFKRGKSTLLNALLGEDLLPTDILPATSIPTYILAGEALRVRVYFLDEAPPQDFLPSAQLPLSQVLADYVSEQGNPHNRRGVSRVEIFHPAALLRQGVVLIDTPGIGSTLRHNTEITQQTLPRCDAAVFLVSPDPPLTETELEFLGRARALLPRIFYLFNKIDYLDGQELQASLNFLRAHLREVEPQGEGPRIFPISARQALAARLGRDEQGLRASGLAEVEDNLIDFLRREKMQVLQAALKRQAGDVFSDAVMKLRVTLSALKLPQEELQQRLDQFHQTLPEIEREQLAASDVLSGDLKRLVAHLHDEMLRLRERALKDISPDVETYLDSIEDPEEMERLVRSTLERAIPKFFAPALQTLTQAVREQAVKVLQLHQLRSNNLIEQVRRNAADIFAVPYQAPAGEAAYIAFAPPSTWNTQVMISDLDPLGQRLSRKLLSRRFRRNRTVKRLRHQYQALIGQNIEQISWALRQSLEESFRRYDADLREQLKKTVGAAQDAVRIAMERKRALRHETAAEEVQLQRHLERLLELQQSLG, from the coding sequence ATGAGCGAACCTTCCGCGTCCATTACCAGAGGATCAGAACAACCCCTTGCCGAGACCCTGGCGCGCGCCCAGGACTGTCTGGCCGACCTCGGTGCCGGCTACGAAACGGCGCGCGCCGATCTGGACCAACTGGGTGGGCGGCTTGCCGAGGGACGCTTTCACCTGGCGGTCCTGGGCCAGTTCAAGCGCGGCAAGAGCACCCTGCTCAATGCTCTGTTGGGCGAGGATCTGCTGCCCACGGATATTCTGCCGGCCACGTCCATCCCCACCTATATTCTGGCCGGTGAGGCCCTGAGGGTGCGGGTCTATTTCCTCGATGAGGCTCCGCCGCAGGATTTTCTCCCCTCGGCGCAGCTACCCCTGAGCCAGGTTCTCGCCGATTACGTCAGCGAGCAGGGCAATCCCCACAACCGCCGCGGGGTGAGCCGGGTGGAGATTTTTCATCCGGCCGCGCTGCTGCGCCAGGGCGTGGTGCTCATCGACACTCCAGGCATCGGCTCCACCCTGCGGCACAATACCGAAATCACACAGCAAACCTTGCCACGCTGCGATGCGGCCGTGTTTTTGGTGTCCCCCGATCCGCCCTTGACCGAGACGGAGTTGGAGTTTCTCGGCCGGGCGCGGGCGCTGTTGCCGCGCATCTTTTATCTCTTCAACAAGATCGATTACCTCGACGGACAGGAATTGCAGGCTTCCCTGAACTTTCTGCGCGCCCATCTGCGGGAGGTGGAGCCGCAGGGCGAGGGACCGCGTATTTTTCCCATATCCGCGCGTCAGGCCCTGGCCGCGCGCCTGGGTCGCGACGAGCAGGGCCTGCGCGCCAGCGGCCTTGCCGAGGTCGAGGACAACCTCATCGATTTTCTGCGCCGCGAAAAAATGCAGGTACTCCAGGCCGCTCTCAAGCGCCAGGCCGGAGATGTTTTCAGCGATGCGGTCATGAAGCTGCGGGTGACTTTGAGTGCCCTTAAGCTGCCCCAGGAAGAGTTGCAGCAGCGCCTCGACCAATTCCACCAGACCCTGCCCGAAATCGAGCGTGAGCAACTGGCCGCCTCCGACGTGCTGTCCGGCGACCTCAAGCGCCTGGTCGCCCATCTTCACGATGAAATGCTGCGTCTGCGCGAGCGGGCCTTGAAGGACATCTCGCCCGACGTCGAAACCTATCTCGACAGTATCGAGGATCCCGAGGAAATGGAGCGGCTGGTACGCTCGACCCTGGAGCGCGCCATCCCCAAATTTTTCGCCCCCGCCCTGCAGACCCTCACCCAGGCGGTGCGCGAGCAGGCCGTCAAGGTGCTGCAACTGCATCAGCTGCGTAGCAACAATCTCATCGAGCAGGTACGTCGCAACGCGGCGGATATCTTTGCCGTGCCCTATCAGGCGCCCGCCGGTGAAGCCGCCTACATCGCCTTCGCGCCGCCCTCGACCTGGAATACTCAGGTCATGATCAGCGACCTCGATCCCTTGGGGCAGCGCCTGTCCCGAAAACTTCTCTCCAGGCGCTTCCGACGCAACCGCACCGTCAAACGCCTGCGCCACCAGTACCAGGCCCTCATCGGGCAGAATATCGAGCAAATCAGTTGGGCCCTGCGCCAGAGCCTTGAGGAGAGCTTCCGGCGCTATGACGCCGATCTGCGCGAGCAATTGAAAAAGACCGTGGGCGCCGCCCAGGACGCGGTGCGCATCGCCATGGAGCGCAAGCGCGCCCTGCGCCATGAGACGGCGGCGGAAGAGGTGCAACTGCAACGGCATCTCGAGCGCCTGCTGGAATTGCAGCAGAGTCTGGGCTAG
- a CDS encoding sensor histidine kinase, which translates to MRLTLKQQMFLAPATVLTLTTVLVLFLQYTYWDLSVKRQEQAKVSQTFVALAEADLAAQRMQGLVAHISRRGQLDLTALETLTELHYHLSGAVRRILDLMILPESTRALLKQAVTDLDPHHGFDGERFLSALGLLRPQLVALAEQSQRRREQLRDVHVQNIDQLVARTALLTIIGIGTAIPLGTLLALFFARRLLRRIKTLSDSAGRIARGDLTPPPAPQRVQDELDDLAVSINQMTERLIRVVSTEKLLEGAEEERRRIAMDLHDQSLSDLSDILRALQNLRVREDCCEDVGKIEEDLQRAITNLRDVMDNLHPQTLEILGLGAALQSHFERHLDKDHLPEYHLYISPQVEGLGLSRLCQLSLYRIALEAVHNVIKHAKASRYEVSLDRRDDGVVLVVEDNGCGFRPPAPDASGGRGLNNIRERARARGARVQWGASRFTSGTRFELTLPLNGAPRQERDKGMIEHGTG; encoded by the coding sequence ATGCGCCTAACCCTCAAACAACAGATGTTTCTGGCACCCGCCACGGTCCTGACTCTCACCACCGTTTTGGTGCTTTTTCTCCAGTACACCTATTGGGATCTTTCGGTCAAGCGCCAGGAGCAGGCCAAGGTCAGCCAGACCTTCGTCGCCCTGGCCGAGGCCGACCTGGCCGCGCAGCGCATGCAGGGGCTGGTCGCGCACATCAGCCGGCGCGGGCAGCTCGATCTCACCGCCCTCGAAACCTTGACCGAGCTGCATTACCATCTCTCCGGTGCGGTCAGGCGCATCCTCGATTTGATGATCCTGCCCGAGAGCACCCGCGCCCTGCTCAAGCAGGCCGTGACCGATCTCGATCCTCACCACGGCTTCGACGGCGAGCGTTTCCTGTCTGCCCTGGGGCTGCTACGCCCGCAACTGGTGGCCCTGGCGGAACAATCGCAACGGCGTCGCGAACAGCTACGCGACGTTCATGTGCAGAACATCGACCAGTTGGTGGCGCGCACTGCCTTGTTGACCATCATCGGCATCGGCACCGCCATCCCCCTGGGCACCTTGCTGGCTTTGTTCTTCGCCCGGCGCCTGCTGCGCCGCATCAAGACCCTCTCCGACAGCGCCGGGCGCATCGCGCGCGGCGACTTGACGCCTCCACCCGCCCCCCAGCGGGTACAGGACGAGCTCGACGACCTCGCCGTTTCCATCAACCAGATGACCGAGCGCCTGATTCGCGTGGTGAGCACCGAGAAGCTTCTCGAGGGCGCCGAGGAAGAGCGGCGGCGCATCGCCATGGATCTGCACGACCAGTCCCTCTCGGACCTCTCCGACATCCTGCGCGCCCTGCAAAATCTGCGGGTGCGCGAGGATTGCTGCGAGGACGTCGGAAAGATCGAGGAAGATCTGCAGCGTGCCATCACCAACCTGCGCGACGTGATGGATAACCTGCATCCTCAAACGCTTGAGATTCTCGGCCTCGGCGCGGCCCTGCAATCTCATTTCGAGCGCCATCTCGACAAAGATCATCTTCCCGAGTACCATCTTTACATATCGCCGCAGGTCGAGGGACTGGGCCTGAGCCGCCTGTGCCAGCTTTCCCTCTATCGCATCGCCCTAGAAGCCGTGCACAACGTCATCAAGCACGCCAAGGCCAGCCGTTACGAAGTATCCCTCGACCGGCGCGACGACGGGGTGGTGCTGGTGGTGGAAGATAATGGCTGCGGCTTTCGTCCTCCAGCTCCGGACGCATCCGGTGGACGCGGCCTCAACAACATCCGCGAGCGGGCGCGCGCCAGGGGCGCGCGGGTCCAGTGGGGCGCCTCGCGATTTACCAGCGGCACGCGCTTTGAACTCACTCTGCCGCTCAACGGCGCACCGCGCCAGGAGCGCGACAAAGGCATGATTGAACATGGAACCGGTTAA
- a CDS encoding response regulator transcription factor: MEPVKFLIAEDNPKDFEFLERLLREEDFVGSIERADNGLAALKMAAQVERPLVISDIQMPEMNGVDFARALWDKRPLARIVFWSQYKDEMYVRALLRIVPPETVYGYVLKSNPRDRIAAAIRTVLIDEQCWIDPEVRKVQGRTGHSQTSLSDIEYEALLDISLGLTDNLIAQRRYLSRRGVQSRLNSLYAKLGIDQEQFHSEKFGDAFNLRNRAVACALRRGLVNAFELENEEQDFQSWLKRFKSSHR; the protein is encoded by the coding sequence ATGGAACCGGTTAAATTTCTTATCGCCGAGGACAATCCGAAGGATTTTGAATTTCTTGAACGCCTGCTGCGCGAGGAGGACTTCGTCGGCTCCATCGAGCGCGCCGACAACGGCCTGGCCGCCCTCAAGATGGCCGCCCAGGTCGAGCGCCCCCTGGTCATCAGCGACATCCAGATGCCAGAGATGAACGGGGTGGATTTTGCCCGCGCCCTGTGGGACAAGCGCCCCCTGGCGCGCATCGTCTTCTGGAGCCAGTACAAGGACGAGATGTATGTGCGCGCCCTGCTGCGCATCGTGCCGCCCGAGACGGTCTACGGCTATGTGCTCAAATCCAACCCACGCGACCGCATCGCCGCCGCCATCCGCACGGTGCTCATCGACGAGCAGTGCTGGATCGATCCCGAGGTGCGCAAGGTTCAGGGCCGCACCGGTCACAGCCAGACCTCGCTGTCCGACATCGAGTACGAGGCGTTGCTCGACATCTCCCTGGGACTCACCGACAATCTCATCGCCCAGCGCCGCTACCTGTCGCGCCGCGGCGTGCAGAGCCGGCTCAATTCCCTCTACGCCAAACTCGGCATCGATCAGGAGCAGTTTCACAGCGAGAAATTCGGCGATGCTTTCAACCTGCGCAACCGCGCCGTGGCCTGCGCCCTGCGCCGCGGACTGGTCAACGCCTTTGAACTCGAAAACGAGGAGCAGGACTTTCAATCCTGGCTCAAACGCTTTAAATCCAGTCATCGCTGA
- a CDS encoding DUF4139 domain-containing protein: MKRILSALLLAALLLGLAPLSWAGEITTSLDDRRALEVTIYNEDLALVKDLRRVRLPSGVSRLALGDVSARMHPQTALLEVREGGGEISIHEQFFDFDLLTPRNLLKNHVGRQVQWVRTHPQTGAETVEAATLLAYGDEGMVLQVGERIETQIPGRLVFTELPAGLRERPTLVAVLENSWAGTYDLELSYLTGGMSWRADYAARLDHAGERLALSSWATLTNQSGTSFDEVRVHLVAGEVGRVPEDLRPQPELMVRAAMAAPADKMAAESFFDYQLYRLPRLTSLADRQTKQVALFSTAAVPVRKEYVLRGADYYYSGRFADLGERLPVAVLLEFVNREQDGLGLPLPQGILRVYQEDGEGGTRFIGENRLAHTPRNEKVRLQLGNAFDLSATRKQTDFRRIAGGERQAPVVETAYELRLRNGGKQAVEVRIEEPLPGDWEILSETLPHRKEAAHLAVWEVRVPAEGEARLEYRALVRD; the protein is encoded by the coding sequence ATGAAACGGATTTTATCGGCGCTGTTGCTCGCGGCGCTGCTGCTGGGCCTGGCCCCGCTTTCCTGGGCAGGGGAAATCACCACCAGCCTGGATGATCGCCGGGCATTGGAGGTCACCATCTACAATGAGGATCTTGCCTTGGTCAAGGACCTTCGCCGGGTGCGCCTGCCTTCCGGCGTCAGTCGGCTGGCTCTGGGCGACGTCAGTGCGCGGATGCATCCGCAAACTGCGCTGCTGGAGGTCCGCGAGGGCGGCGGCGAAATCAGCATCCATGAGCAGTTCTTTGATTTTGACCTGCTCACCCCGCGGAATCTGTTGAAAAACCACGTGGGTCGCCAGGTTCAATGGGTGCGCACTCATCCCCAGACGGGAGCTGAAACCGTTGAGGCCGCAACCCTTCTCGCCTACGGCGACGAAGGGATGGTCTTGCAGGTGGGTGAGCGCATAGAAACGCAAATTCCCGGCCGTCTGGTGTTCACGGAGCTGCCCGCGGGCCTGCGTGAGCGTCCGACTCTGGTGGCGGTGTTGGAGAATTCCTGGGCCGGCACCTATGATCTGGAGTTGAGTTATCTCACCGGCGGGATGTCCTGGCGCGCCGATTATGCGGCCCGGCTTGACCATGCGGGTGAACGGCTGGCGCTCTCGAGTTGGGCCACGTTGACCAATCAGAGCGGCACCTCTTTTGACGAGGTGCGGGTGCACCTGGTGGCGGGCGAGGTGGGGCGCGTGCCCGAGGATCTGCGGCCGCAGCCTGAGCTGATGGTGCGCGCGGCCATGGCGGCGCCAGCTGATAAAATGGCCGCGGAAAGTTTCTTCGACTATCAACTCTACCGGCTGCCGCGCCTCACCAGCCTCGCGGATCGACAGACCAAACAGGTTGCCCTGTTCAGCACCGCCGCGGTGCCGGTGCGCAAGGAATATGTGCTGCGTGGCGCCGACTACTACTATTCCGGCCGCTTTGCCGATCTGGGCGAGCGGTTGCCCGTGGCGGTGTTACTCGAATTCGTCAATCGAGAGCAGGACGGCCTGGGTCTGCCCCTGCCGCAGGGAATCCTGAGGGTTTACCAGGAGGACGGCGAGGGCGGCACCCGCTTCATCGGCGAAAACCGCCTCGCCCACACCCCGCGCAACGAAAAAGTGCGGCTGCAACTCGGCAACGCCTTTGATTTGAGCGCCACGCGCAAACAAACGGACTTTCGGCGCATTGCCGGTGGTGAACGGCAAGCCCCCGTGGTGGAAACAGCCTATGAGCTGAGGTTGAGAAATGGCGGGAAGCAAGCGGTCGAGGTGCGGATTGAAGAGCCCCTGCCGGGGGATTGGGAGATTCTATCCGAGACCCTGCCCCATCGCAAGGAAGCCGCGCACCTGGCGGTGTGGGAGGTGAGGGTGCCGGCCGAGGGCGAGGCGCGGCTCGAATACCGTGCCCTGGTGCGCGACTGA
- a CDS encoding DUF2589 domain-containing protein, whose protein sequence is MAENKTDRQEGFYNNTALSLSQLIGAPLHAMIAAESQAAQATAAFIREFGFESAGGQGQSDDFGRLRMASFHQESTDAQGRPRRVRIDVPLLSLLPVPALQIRDAQVDFFVKIVDVQRSARRGMAAPDSRELSALQPMDFKAALARDPAGQGGRSTEMQMKVRINISQADVPAGMARLFHLMEQGITAREVKSGE, encoded by the coding sequence ATGGCGGAAAACAAGACAGATCGGCAGGAGGGTTTCTATAATAATACGGCCCTGTCGCTGAGCCAGTTGATCGGTGCGCCTCTGCATGCCATGATCGCGGCGGAGAGCCAGGCGGCGCAGGCGACGGCCGCGTTCATCCGGGAGTTTGGGTTCGAATCCGCGGGCGGCCAGGGCCAAAGCGATGATTTCGGGCGGTTGCGCATGGCGAGCTTTCACCAGGAAAGCACCGATGCCCAGGGCCGCCCGCGCCGGGTGCGGATCGATGTTCCGCTGCTGTCTTTGCTGCCTGTCCCAGCGTTGCAGATCAGGGACGCGCAAGTCGATTTTTTCGTCAAGATCGTCGATGTGCAACGCAGCGCCCGTCGCGGCATGGCGGCGCCGGACAGCCGCGAGCTCTCGGCTCTTCAGCCCATGGACTTCAAGGCGGCTCTGGCGCGCGATCCGGCCGGGCAGGGCGGCCGATCCACGGAAATGCAGATGAAGGTAAGGATCAACATCTCTCAGGCCGACGTGCCGGCCGGTATGGCACGTCTGTTTCATCTCATGGAACAGGGTATCACCGCCCGAGAAGTCAAATCCGGAGAATAG
- a CDS encoding DUF2589 domain-containing protein, translating to MANGNQDTATRQLGNIPFGALIGGPMTAAVEAQAKAAQSSLGFIEGVAFDKDGKVRNVTFDYEGPGGAEKLTVPILTIVPIPFIRIDDMTINFKASINASTEATTTSAESSEGKVALAASAKYLFFSAKLDASYSSKKDSSATKNSKYSVEYTMDINVHAVQDDVPAGMAKVLNILTDNIKAAKP from the coding sequence ATGGCGAACGGCAATCAGGACACGGCGACCAGGCAGTTGGGCAACATCCCCTTCGGAGCGCTGATTGGCGGTCCGATGACGGCCGCGGTCGAGGCGCAGGCCAAGGCCGCTCAATCCTCCCTGGGCTTTATTGAAGGAGTCGCTTTCGACAAGGACGGAAAGGTTCGCAACGTCACTTTTGATTATGAAGGGCCGGGGGGCGCGGAGAAGTTGACCGTGCCGATTTTGACCATCGTGCCCATTCCCTTCATCCGCATCGACGACATGACCATCAATTTCAAGGCGAGCATCAACGCTTCGACGGAGGCCACGACCACCTCGGCGGAATCCTCCGAAGGCAAGGTGGCGCTGGCCGCCAGTGCCAAATATCTGTTTTTCAGTGCCAAGCTCGATGCCTCCTATTCGAGCAAGAAGGATTCGTCCGCGACAAAAAATTCCAAATACTCGGTGGAATACACCATGGACATCAATGTCCACGCGGTGCAGGACGATGTGCCCGCCGGGATGGCCAAGGTGCTCAACATTCTTACGGATAACATCAAAGCCGCCAAACCTTAA